Proteins found in one Miscanthus floridulus cultivar M001 unplaced genomic scaffold, ASM1932011v1 os_1953, whole genome shotgun sequence genomic segment:
- the LOC136534446 gene encoding rhomboid-like protein 14, mitochondrial, producing MGSGMSSARRRGFGLEASRGMLPLLALQVLIEYGRTGASRPPVTAALLAANSLIYLRPGALDGVLPSLSRVSFNPQLIVEFGDLARFFLSPFYHLSESHLFYNMTSLLWKGIQLETSMGSVEFASMVAVLLGLSQGITLLLSKGLLLLGDDTAYYDQHAVGFSGVLFAMKVVLNTWSDDFVYLHGMVIPAKYAAWAELILIQVFLPGTSFLGHLGGILAGLVYLWLKRAFNGPDPVTLLISSIANVVTWPVRFAQNLLRSARSQGRATGRGRVGRRISARGSPRGLWRCPTCTYDNSVSTDICEMCSTAREDHAFLRRQHHQARGSTELSDDEMRRRRLQRLDR from the exons ATGGGGTCCGGCATGAGCAGCGCCCGGCGGCGCGGCTTCGGCCTCGAGGCGTCGCGGGGGATGCTGCCCCTGCTGGCGCTGCAGGTGCTCATCGAGTACGGCCGCACGGGCGCCTCCCGGCCGCCCGTCACGGCCGCGCTGCTCGCCGCCAACTCGCTCATCTACCTCCGCCCCGGCGCGCTCGACGGGGTCCTGCCCTCGCTCTCGCGCGTCTCCTTCAACCCGCAGCTCATCGTCGAG TTTGGCGACTTGGCACGCTTCTTCCTGTCCCCGTTCTACCACTTGAGTGAAAGCCACCTCTTCTACAACATGACGTCGCTGCTGTGGAAGGGCATTCAGCTCGAGACATCCATGGGTAGTGTTGAGTTTGCTTCCATGGTTGCTGTGCTGCTTGGCCTGTCGCAGGGTATCACGCTGCTGCTGTCCAAAGGCTTGCTCTTGCTCGGTGACGATACCGCGTACTATGATCAGCACGCAGTTGGATTCTCTGGTGTTCTGTTTGCCATGAAGGTTGTGCTGAACACCTGGTCGGACGATTTCGTGTACCTGCACGGGATGGTTATTCCAGCGAAATATGCTGCCTGGGCTGAGTTGATCCTCATCCAGGTTTTCCTCCCTGGGACATCCTTTCTTGGCCATCTTGGTGGCATACTTGCTGGACTGGTTTACCTTTGGCTGAAGCGTGCATTCAACGGGCCAGATCCGGTCACTCTCCTGATCTCAAGCATTGCCAATGTCGTGACCTGGCCAGTGAGGTTTGCTCAGAATCTTCTACGGTCTGCCCGTTCACAGGGCCGCGCAACAGGTCGGGGCAGGGTTGGGCGCCGCATATCAGCAAGAGGCAGCCCTCGAGGTTTATGGAGATGTCCAACCTGCACCTATGACAATTCAGTTTCCACAGATATCTGTGAGATGTGCAGCACTGCACGAGAGGACCATGCCTTTTTGCGGAGACAGCATCATCAAGCCAGGGGTAGCACGGAACTCTCAGATGATGAGATGCGCCGTAGGAGGCTGCAAAGATTGGATAGATGA